One stretch of Streptomyces sp. NBC_01363 DNA includes these proteins:
- a CDS encoding M56 family metallopeptidase: protein MLVSLALLLLGALAAVLTPRLMARARWPEREPVVALWVWQCVVAGVLLSFALSMTFSAAAAWQAVRGHVFAPAPHAVVEAYALGGHGRWSAAMAVLLALGGVWSAVMLTREIHRAQVRRRRRRAELLVRAPLMPGEEPGSGRLVVLEGERPDAWWLPGAAPQLVITTTAVRRLKGRQLDAVLAHEQGHANARHDWLLHCSGALATGFPQVPVFAAFRDEMHRLVELAADDVASKRFGRLTIALALVELNEDRGVFGPCPAPDAQLPLRVNRLLTPADRLTAGRRLRLTAAAALVPVVPLLVAFVPGLSALR from the coding sequence ATGTTGGTCTCCCTCGCACTGCTGCTGCTCGGTGCACTGGCCGCCGTCCTGACCCCGCGGCTGATGGCCAGGGCGCGGTGGCCGGAGCGCGAGCCCGTGGTGGCGCTGTGGGTGTGGCAGTGCGTGGTGGCCGGGGTGTTGCTCTCCTTCGCGCTCTCCATGACGTTCAGCGCGGCCGCTGCCTGGCAGGCGGTGCGCGGGCATGTGTTCGCACCGGCTCCGCATGCCGTGGTGGAGGCGTACGCGCTGGGCGGGCACGGACGGTGGTCGGCCGCCATGGCCGTGCTGCTGGCGCTCGGCGGGGTCTGGTCGGCGGTGATGCTGACCCGGGAGATCCACCGGGCCCAGGTCCGTCGTAGGCGACGGCGTGCCGAGTTGCTGGTGCGTGCCCCGCTGATGCCCGGCGAGGAGCCCGGCAGCGGTCGTCTCGTCGTGCTGGAGGGAGAGCGTCCGGATGCCTGGTGGCTGCCGGGTGCCGCGCCTCAACTGGTCATCACCACCACGGCAGTCAGGCGTCTGAAAGGCCGTCAGTTGGATGCGGTGCTGGCCCATGAGCAGGGGCACGCGAACGCGCGGCACGACTGGCTGTTGCATTGTTCCGGCGCGCTCGCGACCGGCTTTCCGCAGGTGCCGGTGTTCGCGGCCTTCCGCGACGAGATGCACCGGCTGGTCGAACTGGCCGCGGACGATGTGGCCTCGAAGCGTTTCGGACGGCTGACGATCGCCCTGGCCCTGGTGGAACTCAACGAGGACCGGGGCGTGTTCGGCCCCTGCCCGGCGCCGGACGCACAGCTGCCGCTGCGGGTGAACCGGCTGCTGACCCCGGCGGATCGGCTCACCGCGGGCCGTCGGCTCCGGCTGACCGCGGCTGCCGCGCTGGTGCCGGTGGTTCCGCTTCTGGTGGCCTTCGTCCCGGGACTCAGTGCACTGCGATAG
- a CDS encoding DUF5134 domain-containing protein has translation MHGPAMSGWLLMALCATTGAYCLLRTRGKSGEGRRTARAEALMGFGMAAMALPAAVMTPPAWAWVVYAALFGAASLRALWFSRRSRHHLHHLVGSSAMVYMALTMAPGGGSAHGGHMGHGVAATAGGVPLLTGLLLAYYAVYVLRSGARLIPVAATTTAGGGGGPADSAWATRPELALACRLTMGMAMFAMLLTL, from the coding sequence GTGCACGGACCGGCGATGTCTGGCTGGCTGCTGATGGCGTTGTGCGCGACGACGGGTGCGTACTGCCTGCTGCGCACCCGCGGCAAATCCGGGGAGGGACGCAGGACGGCGCGCGCGGAGGCGCTGATGGGTTTCGGCATGGCCGCCATGGCGTTGCCGGCGGCCGTCATGACACCCCCCGCGTGGGCGTGGGTGGTGTACGCGGCGCTGTTCGGCGCGGCTTCGCTGCGGGCGCTGTGGTTCTCCCGGCGCAGCAGGCACCATCTGCACCACCTGGTCGGGTCCTCGGCGATGGTCTACATGGCCCTGACGATGGCACCGGGCGGTGGCTCGGCGCACGGCGGGCACATGGGCCACGGGGTCGCGGCGACGGCCGGGGGCGTACCCCTGCTGACCGGGCTGCTGCTGGCCTACTACGCGGTGTACGTGCTGCGCTCGGGGGCCCGATTGATACCGGTGGCCGCCACCACCACGGCGGGCGGGGGCGGCGGCCCTGCCGACAGCGCCTGGGCGACGCGGCCCGAGCTGGCGCTCGCCTGCCGGCTGACAATGGGCATGGCCATGTTCGCGATGCTGCTCACCCTGTGA
- a CDS encoding phosphoenolpyruvate hydrolase family protein, protein MNRKQALARLTEQVRAGQAVIGAGAGTGLSAKCAEAGGVDLLIIYNSGRYRMAGRGSLAGLLPYGDANAIVLDMAGEVLPVVRDVPVLAGVCGTDPFRIMGNFLDQLKAVGFTGVQNFPTVGLYDGKFRENLEETGMGFGLEIDMIRQAHERDLLTAPYVFDPEQAAEMARVGADVLVPHVGLTTKGSIGASTALTLDQAAAAVQDMHDAAKRVNPEIIVLCHGGPIAEPEDARYVLDHTSGIAGFFGASSMERLPTERAITEQARAFKSLTLG, encoded by the coding sequence GTGAACCGCAAGCAAGCCCTGGCCCGCCTGACCGAGCAGGTCCGGGCCGGCCAGGCCGTCATCGGCGCAGGCGCAGGCACCGGCCTGTCCGCCAAGTGTGCGGAGGCCGGCGGCGTCGATCTGCTGATCATCTACAACTCCGGCCGGTACCGGATGGCCGGCCGGGGTTCGCTGGCGGGTCTGCTGCCCTACGGCGACGCCAACGCCATCGTGCTCGACATGGCGGGCGAGGTCCTGCCGGTGGTGCGGGACGTCCCCGTGCTCGCCGGGGTGTGCGGCACCGACCCGTTCCGGATCATGGGCAACTTCCTCGACCAGCTGAAGGCCGTCGGCTTCACCGGCGTACAGAACTTCCCCACCGTCGGTCTGTACGACGGCAAGTTCCGCGAGAACCTCGAAGAGACCGGCATGGGCTTCGGCCTGGAGATCGACATGATCCGCCAGGCCCACGAACGCGATCTGCTCACCGCGCCCTATGTGTTCGACCCTGAGCAGGCCGCCGAAATGGCGCGGGTGGGTGCCGATGTGCTCGTCCCGCACGTGGGGCTGACCACCAAGGGGTCCATCGGCGCCTCGACCGCACTCACCCTCGATCAGGCCGCCGCCGCCGTGCAGGACATGCACGACGCGGCCAAGCGCGTCAATCCCGAGATCATCGTGCTCTGCCACGGCGGGCCGATAGCCGAACCCGAGGACGCCCGTTACGTCCTGGACCACACCTCCGGGATCGCCGGTTTCTTCGGCGCCTCGTCCATGGAACGGCTGCCCACTGAGCGCGCCATCACCGAGCAGGCACGCGCCTTCAAGTCCCTCACGCTCGGCTGA
- a CDS encoding Tm-1-like ATP-binding domain-containing protein, whose translation MATVVLVGTLDTKGAEYAWLSARLRESGCDVVLVDAGVMPSPVGTPTGDIDAAAVARRAGHGLEALRAAGDRGAAVTAMAEGVERIVGDLHREGQLHAVLAVAGSGGSFIAARAMQALPIGVPKVLVSTMASGDVSPYVGSSDITMMYSVVDVAGINSVSSQILGNAAAAAAGMAIHHERDLKRSEPQGRPLIGASMFGVTTAAVDAARQRLDELGYEVLVFHATGAGGRALEKLAAGGFLAGVLDLTTTELADDLVGGVLSAGPDRLTAAGRAGLPQVVAPGALDMVNFGAADTVPERFAERHLLVHNPTVTLMRTTADEMAELGASMGQKLASADGPTAVLWPLGGVSAVDAPGGPFHDPEADAAGLASLRTALRGSAVDLREIGAHLNDPSFAVAAADHLHQLITARGRSHPTV comes from the coding sequence ATGGCGACCGTGGTGCTCGTCGGAACACTGGACACCAAGGGGGCGGAGTACGCGTGGCTCTCGGCGCGGCTCCGTGAATCGGGATGCGACGTGGTGCTCGTCGATGCCGGGGTGATGCCGTCGCCCGTGGGCACTCCCACGGGCGACATCGACGCCGCCGCCGTGGCGCGCCGCGCCGGGCACGGCCTGGAGGCACTGCGCGCCGCCGGGGACCGCGGTGCGGCGGTGACCGCCATGGCCGAGGGTGTCGAACGGATCGTCGGTGATCTGCACCGCGAGGGACAGCTGCACGCGGTGCTGGCCGTGGCCGGGAGCGGAGGGTCGTTCATCGCCGCGCGTGCCATGCAGGCGCTGCCCATCGGCGTTCCGAAGGTGCTGGTGTCCACCATGGCCAGCGGGGACGTGTCGCCGTACGTGGGCAGCAGCGACATCACCATGATGTACAGCGTGGTCGACGTGGCGGGCATCAATTCCGTCTCGTCGCAGATCCTGGGCAACGCGGCCGCCGCGGCGGCCGGCATGGCCATCCACCACGAGCGGGACCTGAAGCGGTCGGAGCCCCAGGGGCGTCCGCTGATCGGCGCCAGCATGTTCGGCGTCACCACTGCCGCGGTCGACGCCGCCCGGCAGCGGCTGGACGAGCTCGGCTACGAGGTCCTGGTCTTCCACGCCACCGGTGCGGGCGGCCGGGCACTGGAGAAGCTCGCCGCGGGCGGGTTCCTCGCCGGTGTCCTGGACCTGACCACCACCGAGCTCGCGGACGATCTGGTCGGCGGCGTGCTGAGCGCCGGCCCCGACCGGCTCACCGCGGCAGGCCGGGCGGGCCTGCCACAGGTGGTCGCGCCCGGCGCGCTGGACATGGTCAACTTCGGCGCCGCCGACACCGTTCCGGAACGCTTCGCCGAACGCCATCTCCTCGTGCACAACCCCACCGTCACGCTGATGCGCACCACGGCCGACGAGATGGCCGAACTCGGCGCCTCCATGGGGCAGAAGCTGGCCTCGGCGGACGGCCCGACGGCGGTCCTCTGGCCGCTGGGCGGCGTCTCCGCCGTGGACGCACCGGGCGGCCCCTTCCACGACCCGGAGGCCGACGCGGCCGGTCTGGCGTCCCTGCGCACGGCCCTGCGGGGCAGCGCCGTCGATCTGCGTGAGATCGGCGCCCACCTCAACGACCCGTCGTTCGCCGTCGCCGCCGCCGACCACCTCCACCAACTGATCACCGCCCGGGGCCGTTCGCACCCGACCGTCTGA
- a CDS encoding PLP-dependent aminotransferase family protein, whose product MDRIPPTRLSRLLTGWSKDGTGVMPQLLAQALRELAQRGDVAPGTVLPSQRALATALGVSRSTVTAAYGLLEAEGWLESRQGSGSRLRGSGAMGEPATEGRLASFGTRDGGIDLSSGALDGLPAVAAAVGDLSAGDLTAALTGDGYLPYGLPELREGIAEYHRSAGLPTAPEQILVTAGSQQAVWLITQGLVEPGDTVIVEDPTYRGALEALRARGARLVPLPADGAHGARALARLAGHVRPRLVYLQPSLHNPTGRGMDEPTRRAWAAVLAEQGLYTVEDNAYAELSLHHDAAPVSLAGLLPPAATATVGTLSKLFWGGLRLGWIRASTTVIRRLADIKKSVDLSCPVVDQMLAVKLLRQLPEARTRRRSRLRERLAETERLLRDRNTGWRWERPDGGSALWVEMPGADAEATAQLARRAGVLIVPGPAFSAVDGFRHHVRLPFADHDGGLEKALPVLVHCAERSRAPH is encoded by the coding sequence ATGGACCGGATTCCTCCCACCCGGCTGTCCCGCCTGCTGACCGGGTGGTCCAAGGACGGCACGGGCGTGATGCCGCAACTGCTGGCTCAGGCGCTGCGCGAGCTGGCGCAGCGCGGGGACGTGGCACCGGGCACGGTGCTGCCCTCACAGCGCGCCCTGGCGACGGCGCTGGGGGTCAGCCGCAGTACGGTGACTGCCGCGTACGGCCTGTTGGAGGCCGAGGGGTGGCTGGAGAGCCGGCAGGGCAGCGGCTCCCGGTTGCGGGGTTCGGGTGCGATGGGCGAGCCCGCGACCGAGGGACGGCTGGCCAGCTTCGGGACCAGGGACGGCGGCATCGACCTGTCCAGCGGCGCGCTGGACGGCCTGCCCGCGGTCGCGGCGGCGGTCGGCGACCTGTCCGCCGGCGACCTCACCGCCGCGCTGACCGGCGACGGCTACCTCCCGTACGGGCTGCCCGAGCTGCGCGAGGGCATCGCCGAGTACCACCGGTCGGCGGGCCTGCCTACCGCTCCGGAACAGATCCTGGTGACCGCCGGATCCCAGCAGGCCGTCTGGCTGATCACCCAGGGCCTGGTCGAGCCCGGTGACACGGTGATCGTGGAGGACCCGACCTACCGAGGCGCCCTCGAAGCGCTGCGCGCCCGCGGCGCCCGGCTGGTCCCGCTGCCCGCGGACGGGGCCCACGGCGCCCGCGCACTGGCCCGGCTGGCCGGCCACGTCCGGCCGCGCCTCGTCTATCTGCAGCCTTCCCTCCACAACCCCACCGGCCGTGGCATGGACGAGCCCACCCGCCGTGCCTGGGCCGCCGTACTGGCCGAACAGGGCCTGTACACGGTGGAGGACAACGCCTACGCCGAACTGTCACTGCACCACGACGCCGCGCCGGTCTCCCTGGCCGGCCTGCTGCCGCCCGCCGCCACGGCCACCGTCGGCACCCTCTCCAAGCTCTTCTGGGGCGGCCTCCGGCTGGGCTGGATCCGCGCCTCCACCACGGTCATCCGCCGCCTGGCCGACATCAAGAAGTCCGTCGACCTGTCATGCCCGGTGGTGGACCAGATGCTGGCCGTGAAACTGCTCCGGCAACTGCCCGAGGCCCGGACCAGGCGCCGCTCCCGGCTGCGTGAACGGCTGGCGGAGACCGAACGGCTCCTGCGCGACCGGAACACCGGCTGGCGATGGGAACGGCCCGACGGGGGCTCCGCCCTCTGGGTGGAGATGCCGGGCGCCGACGCCGAGGCCACCGCCCAGCTGGCCCGCCGCGCAGGCGTACTGATCGTCCCCGGCCCGGCCTTCTCCGCCGTGGACGGCTTCCGCCACCACGTGCGCCTCCCGTTCGCCGACCACGACGGCGGCCTGGAGAAGGCCCTGCCCGTGCTCGTCCACTGCGCGGAGCGAAGCCGCGCCCCGCACTG